A part of Spirochaetota bacterium genomic DNA contains:
- a CDS encoding YgiT-type zinc finger protein produces the protein MECLCGGILTQGKSCYSISGQHFYLVIENIPAYRCTRCGKILFEDDVVDKIQALRKRVERETKEIVTGTPSVHTYDY, from the coding sequence ATGGAATGTTTGTGTGGTGGAATATTGACCCAAGGTAAAAGCTGCTACAGTATCAGTGGGCAACACTTTTATCTTGTTATTGAAAATATTCCGGCATACAGGTGTACCCGATGTGGTAAAATATTGTTTGAAGATGACGTTGTTGATAAAATACAAGCATTACGTAAACGGGTTGAACGGGAAACAAAAGAGATTGTCACCGGCACCCCTTCAGTACATACATACGATTATTAA
- a CDS encoding ATP-grasp domain-containing protein — translation MTVKAMRVGLTYDLRDDYKALGYDDEAIAEFDSIETIDAIDNTLKQLGFITERIGHIRNLVLRLAHNKHWDIVFNIAEGMYGIGREAQIPALLDAYTIPYTFSDPLVMALTLNKAMTKQILRDHHIPTPPFVLINTVDDIAHCNLTYPLFAKPYAEGTGKGISASSIINNSGQLETTCVQLLQKYKQPVLVEEYLPGREFTVGIVGSGNNARAIGVIEIIVREHAEENVYSYTNKEKCEELVEYKLACDTTAQSAITVALQSWKVLGCRDAGRVDIKCDSYGNPNFLEVNPLAGLHPTHSDLPIICTNVGISYEQLIATIMYNALERYSLLDKAPKNLSSFIIK, via the coding sequence ATGACTGTAAAAGCCATGCGTGTTGGCCTGACCTACGACCTCAGAGATGATTACAAGGCATTGGGCTATGATGACGAAGCCATTGCGGAATTTGACAGTATAGAAACCATTGATGCCATTGACAACACGCTTAAGCAGTTAGGATTTATCACCGAGAGAATTGGTCACATCCGCAATCTAGTGTTACGCCTGGCACACAATAAGCACTGGGATATTGTATTCAATATTGCAGAAGGAATGTATGGTATAGGGCGTGAGGCTCAGATCCCTGCGTTGCTTGATGCTTATACAATTCCTTACACTTTCTCTGACCCACTGGTTATGGCACTTACTTTAAATAAAGCAATGACAAAACAAATACTGCGTGACCACCATATACCTACCCCTCCATTCGTATTGATTAATACTGTTGATGATATTGCACATTGCAATCTCACCTATCCTTTATTTGCAAAGCCTTACGCTGAAGGAACTGGCAAAGGCATTAGCGCCTCTTCAATCATCAACAATTCAGGCCAGCTTGAAACAACCTGTGTGCAGCTACTTCAAAAATACAAACAACCTGTACTGGTTGAAGAATACCTGCCTGGCAGGGAATTTACCGTGGGTATAGTTGGCAGTGGCAACAACGCAAGAGCTATCGGTGTCATAGAGATTATAGTACGTGAGCATGCAGAAGAAAATGTATATTCCTACACCAATAAGGAAAAGTGTGAAGAATTAGTAGAATACAAGCTTGCCTGCGATACTACTGCACAAAGTGCAATAACAGTAGCATTACAATCATGGAAGGTACTGGGCTGCCGCGATGCTGGCCGCGTTGATATTAAGTGCGATAGCTATGGCAATCCAAACTTTCTTGAAGTAAATCCTCTTGCCGGACTCCATCCAACACACTCCGACCTGCCCATTATATGCACTAACGTTGGTATATCGTACGAGCAGTTGATCGCAACCATTATGTATAATGCCTTAGAGCGTTATAGCTTACTGGATAAAGCTCCAAAAAATTTATCTTCATTCATCATAAAATAA
- a CDS encoding ATP-grasp domain-containing protein — translation MEIIFIHQYVDVDAPLDEKDVLEQRDELSGIFKEMGYPTSYRALRSHLDLLSLQELSHKNCIVFNLCESLFGRDDLMFLAPFMLEQYGIPFTGSGSRAIALSCHKLESKKIMIHHNIPTPAYITKDTEYSADLNGTYIIKPYNTHASINITQDSIVTVQSQKDFTILKERLCSSSNLFAEEFIDGREFNISLLLTDDGVKILPHAEILFDNYPPTMYKIVDYDAKWVHTSFAYENTNRSFIFSDEDKPILDEIDRISLALWDIFSLNGYARIDFRVRGNKVFVLEVNANPCISIYSGFMAAVQQYGLTFAQALDTIIRHPVLSQKIYS, via the coding sequence ATGGAGATAATTTTTATCCACCAGTACGTAGATGTTGATGCTCCATTAGATGAAAAAGATGTTCTGGAGCAGCGTGATGAGCTTAGTGGTATATTTAAAGAGATGGGATATCCCACTAGCTACAGAGCACTGCGTTCTCATCTTGATCTGCTGTCATTGCAAGAGTTATCGCACAAAAATTGCATTGTTTTTAATCTGTGCGAAAGCCTTTTTGGCCGTGATGACCTAATGTTTTTAGCACCGTTCATGCTTGAGCAGTACGGAATTCCCTTTACCGGCTCAGGCTCCCGTGCTATTGCACTAAGTTGCCATAAGCTTGAAAGTAAAAAAATAATGATTCATCACAATATCCCTACCCCTGCATACATTACTAAAGATACTGAGTATAGTGCAGATCTTAATGGCACCTATATTATCAAACCCTACAACACCCACGCATCAATTAATATTACCCAAGATTCAATAGTAACGGTGCAATCACAAAAGGACTTCACCATACTGAAAGAAAGGCTTTGTTCCTCAAGCAATCTTTTTGCAGAAGAATTTATTGATGGTAGAGAATTTAACATATCGCTCCTGTTAACTGATGATGGGGTTAAAATTCTGCCACATGCTGAGATACTTTTTGATAACTACCCACCCACTATGTATAAAATAGTTGATTATGATGCAAAGTGGGTACATACCTCATTTGCCTATGAAAATACTAACCGCAGTTTTATTTTTTCAGATGAAGACAAACCCATACTGGACGAAATTGACAGGATATCCCTTGCACTCTGGGATATTTTTTCACTTAACGGGTATGCCCGTATTGATTTCAGGGTAAGAGGGAACAAAGTTTTTGTGCTTGAGGTCAATGCCAATCCCTGCATATCTATTTACAGTGGTTTTATGGCAGCAGTACAGCAATATGGATTGACCTTTGCACAGGCACTTGATACAATCATACGACATCCTGTCCTATCACAAAAAATATATTCATGA
- a CDS encoding GNAT family N-acetyltransferase, with protein sequence MNEMKHTTKYNIKYRDFPIEDDGDALVAILEATGFFYPEEIDIALELLNEKLKFGDSSTYQFIFAEYESTVVGYICYGKIPLTKASYDVYWIAVDPHYQGKGIGYALLQQAEEKIRHEDGKHFYIETSGRKLYQPTHAFYLKAGYTIIAVFKDFYADGDDKLVFYKKLL encoded by the coding sequence ATGAATGAAATGAAGCACACTACAAAATACAATATCAAATATCGGGATTTCCCTATTGAAGATGATGGGGATGCCTTAGTAGCAATTCTTGAAGCAACTGGTTTTTTTTATCCCGAAGAAATTGATATTGCATTAGAATTACTCAATGAAAAATTAAAATTTGGCGATAGCTCAACATATCAATTTATATTTGCTGAATATGAGTCTACTGTAGTTGGATATATTTGCTACGGTAAGATACCATTGACGAAAGCATCATACGATGTATACTGGATTGCTGTAGACCCCCACTATCAAGGAAAAGGTATTGGATATGCATTACTACAGCAGGCTGAAGAGAAGATCAGGCATGAGGATGGCAAACATTTTTACATAGAAACTTCTGGAAGAAAATTATATCAGCCAACCCATGCATTCTATTTAAAAGCTGGATATACCATTATTGCAGTATTTAAGGATTTTTATGCTGATGGTGATGATAAATTAGTTTTCTATAAAAAATTATTATAA
- the gltX gene encoding glutamate--tRNA ligase, whose amino-acid sequence MRVRFAPSPTGFLHVGNARTAVLNYLFKKKYNATYILRIEDTDMERSTKESEQSILNDLQWLGIQWDEGPDCGGSFGPYRQSERFTIYQEYTEKLLASGNAYHCYCSQEELDAQRQIAAQMNKPFVYPGTCRNLTLEQKKAYENQGRKPTVRFRVKDGITISIDDHIKGKVVFNSENIGGDFIIVRSDGVPVYNYIVIIDDTLMNISHVIRGEDHLPNTPKQILIAMALDLPVPHYAHMPLLLGPDRTKLSKRHGITSVAVYREQGYLPQALFNYLALLGWTLESGEEIAPIDTLVEQFELSKIGKSSAIFDFQKLKWMNSVYLRSLPIDQARALFYPYIENAGLSTSDREWLNNVIDTVRGNCEIASDIVKEISLFYGDTVKFEEDALEMLSKPEAKEVIKTAHELLHSTINENNYSAETLNIIKQKTGLKGKMLFMPFRAMVTGRLHGPELDKILPLLGFERFAKRIEYCYERFAK is encoded by the coding sequence ATGCGCGTACGATTTGCACCAAGCCCTACAGGTTTTCTGCATGTGGGCAATGCGCGAACTGCAGTACTCAATTATTTGTTTAAGAAAAAATATAATGCCACCTATATCCTCCGTATTGAAGATACTGATATGGAACGCAGCACTAAGGAATCAGAGCAATCTATACTCAACGACTTACAATGGCTTGGCATACAGTGGGATGAAGGTCCTGATTGCGGTGGTAGTTTTGGCCCATACCGGCAATCTGAACGATTTACCATTTACCAAGAATATACTGAAAAACTACTTGCAAGCGGCAATGCATATCATTGCTACTGCAGTCAGGAAGAACTTGACGCACAACGACAGATTGCAGCCCAAATGAATAAACCATTTGTATATCCCGGGACCTGTCGCAACCTTACACTAGAACAAAAAAAAGCGTATGAAAACCAGGGACGTAAGCCAACTGTGCGTTTTAGGGTTAAGGATGGAATTACCATTTCTATAGACGATCATATTAAAGGCAAAGTAGTATTTAACAGCGAAAATATTGGCGGTGATTTTATCATAGTGCGCTCTGATGGCGTACCTGTATATAACTATATTGTAATTATTGACGACACACTAATGAACATTTCACATGTAATCCGCGGTGAGGATCACCTGCCCAATACACCTAAGCAGATTTTGATTGCCATGGCATTGGATCTACCAGTTCCTCACTACGCTCACATGCCACTTTTACTTGGTCCTGATCGAACCAAGTTGTCAAAACGCCACGGTATAACTTCCGTTGCTGTATACCGTGAACAGGGCTACTTACCACAGGCATTGTTTAATTACCTGGCATTGTTAGGATGGACATTAGAATCAGGGGAGGAAATAGCTCCCATTGACACACTGGTTGAACAATTTGAATTGTCTAAGATTGGTAAAAGTTCGGCAATCTTTGACTTCCAAAAACTTAAATGGATGAACTCAGTGTATTTACGAAGTCTTCCCATTGATCAAGCGCGGGCACTATTTTATCCCTACATTGAAAATGCAGGCCTGAGTACATCTGATAGAGAATGGCTTAACAATGTAATTGACACTGTACGTGGAAATTGCGAGATAGCATCGGATATTGTTAAGGAGATATCACTATTCTATGGCGATACAGTGAAGTTTGAAGAAGATGCACTGGAAATGTTATCAAAGCCTGAAGCCAAAGAAGTTATAAAAACTGCACATGAACTGCTACACAGCACTATTAATGAAAATAATTACAGTGCCGAAACACTCAACATCATAAAACAAAAAACTGGATTGAAGGGGAAGATGCTTTTTATGCCATTCAGAGCAATGGTTACAGGGAGATTACATGGTCCGGAGCTTGATAAAATATTACCGCTGCTGGGTTTTGAACGTTTTGCAAAACGTATAGAATATTGCTATGAACGCTTTGCTAAATAA